In one Flavobacteriales bacterium genomic region, the following are encoded:
- a CDS encoding DUF5906 domain-containing protein has protein sequence MIDKRSIDDLLAMVRLDEVANHLGHGLTVKRGYARGNCPVCNGADKKTKEPFSINMKEGYWKCFKCDFKGNRAVKYLHATKGLEWLDAIKWLADFYKVELAQATPGAESGDTEAHAYFHQRMGELGYDPAKPEEKGLFRPRSDGGIDIHYPALQAGAWQEVDGKPFVRTRLHPTRCTPSQKYSQSSGSGIHIFIPPVVVADYLAGVEWPAIAVVEGEFKAYAAAEPGRPVVGIGGIDLYNAAKGDRTLHPDLEALLSRAKCVHLVHDADAMQVKWDPVAEPDKDLGKRLRKFAGAVTGFRRAVGTLVPRVCYRTIRSPWIATAKGLDDLLRVEDRAAVLDHLWDAQRANSHFDLYDLTDADWQEVNRIFRIKLSYNVPTDFYDKYQALIGQREFRFLGGRYQYREKFDVKSGATVMGLEQLEHPDSKRFVAVGTDWYKRCYRLDENNKPVPYLEHWSESRLKLDYVRRGVPKFLETVEHFDGFTNHPGHHEDYKATVIVQPEEFGPVTKLYNRYAQLTHPVRKGGIPNIQRYLKHVFGTHKVFTLAADGTVLAESEAWEVYMDRWTIMYRMPWVKLPAVVLVSEEFNTGKSTLLWLNLAMWQQNAVVIGGEAFTSNFNAHWVDKKYVGVDEALIHKREDTEKVKSLITAPTTQRRGMYKDSEAATNFTTFDLTSNNEDGSINIGENEYRYWVVRVPKLSDAEKDPELLSKMIAELPALFYELRHRAIIHPNRDRLWFADSVLETEARQRVAAASVPYPQRMIAEFVNDAMYEHQWPELIFTRKQITEGVNKVASQRIGLHEVGKHLRMMKHVGFFKGWARKPRTYAQRKESGILADEPLSQEWWVFRAHDFVGAELAEKWREDAAAEWVNNAKNADILGKRSAEGTLPVYFKSQERYQARQPVEA, from the coding sequence ATGATCGACAAGCGCAGCATCGACGACCTGCTGGCCATGGTGCGGCTGGATGAGGTGGCCAATCACCTGGGCCACGGGCTTACCGTGAAGCGCGGCTATGCCCGCGGCAACTGCCCGGTGTGCAACGGCGCCGACAAGAAGACCAAGGAGCCCTTCAGCATCAACATGAAGGAGGGCTACTGGAAGTGCTTCAAGTGCGACTTCAAGGGCAATCGCGCCGTGAAGTACCTGCACGCCACCAAGGGCCTGGAGTGGCTGGATGCCATCAAGTGGCTGGCCGACTTCTACAAGGTGGAGCTGGCCCAGGCCACCCCCGGCGCCGAAAGCGGCGACACCGAGGCGCATGCCTACTTCCACCAGCGCATGGGCGAGCTAGGCTATGACCCCGCCAAGCCCGAAGAGAAAGGCCTGTTCCGCCCGCGCAGCGATGGCGGCATAGACATCCACTATCCGGCACTGCAGGCCGGCGCCTGGCAGGAGGTGGATGGCAAGCCATTCGTGCGCACCCGCCTGCACCCCACGCGCTGCACGCCCAGCCAGAAGTACAGCCAGAGCAGCGGCAGCGGCATCCACATCTTCATTCCGCCCGTGGTGGTGGCCGACTACCTCGCCGGGGTGGAGTGGCCCGCCATCGCCGTGGTGGAAGGCGAGTTCAAGGCCTACGCGGCCGCGGAGCCGGGGCGGCCTGTGGTGGGCATCGGCGGCATCGACCTCTACAACGCGGCCAAGGGCGATCGCACCCTGCACCCCGACCTGGAGGCCCTGCTGAGCCGTGCCAAGTGCGTGCATCTGGTGCACGATGCCGATGCCATGCAGGTGAAGTGGGACCCGGTGGCCGAGCCCGACAAGGACCTGGGCAAGCGCCTGCGCAAGTTCGCCGGCGCCGTAACCGGCTTCCGCAGGGCCGTGGGAACACTGGTGCCCAGGGTATGCTACCGCACCATCCGCAGCCCGTGGATCGCCACCGCCAAGGGCCTGGACGACCTGCTGCGCGTGGAGGACCGCGCCGCCGTGCTCGATCACCTGTGGGATGCCCAGCGCGCCAACAGCCACTTCGACCTGTACGACCTTACCGATGCCGACTGGCAGGAGGTGAACCGCATCTTCCGCATCAAGCTCAGCTACAACGTCCCCACGGACTTCTACGACAAGTACCAGGCGCTCATCGGGCAGCGTGAATTCCGCTTCCTGGGCGGCCGCTATCAGTACCGCGAGAAGTTCGACGTGAAGAGCGGCGCCACGGTGATGGGCCTGGAGCAGCTGGAGCACCCGGACAGCAAGCGCTTCGTGGCCGTAGGCACCGACTGGTACAAGCGCTGTTACCGCCTGGATGAGAACAACAAGCCCGTGCCCTACCTCGAGCACTGGAGCGAGAGCCGCCTGAAGCTCGATTACGTGCGCCGCGGGGTGCCGAAGTTCCTGGAGACGGTGGAGCATTTCGATGGCTTCACCAATCACCCCGGGCACCACGAGGACTACAAGGCCACCGTGATCGTGCAGCCCGAAGAGTTCGGCCCCGTCACCAAGCTCTACAACCGTTACGCCCAGCTCACCCATCCGGTGCGCAAGGGCGGCATACCCAACATTCAGCGCTACCTGAAGCACGTCTTCGGCACGCACAAGGTCTTCACCCTTGCCGCTGACGGCACCGTCCTGGCCGAGAGCGAGGCCTGGGAGGTGTACATGGACCGCTGGACAATCATGTACCGCATGCCCTGGGTGAAGCTGCCGGCCGTGGTGCTGGTGAGCGAAGAGTTCAACACCGGCAAGAGCACCCTGCTCTGGCTCAACCTGGCCATGTGGCAGCAGAACGCCGTGGTGATCGGCGGCGAGGCGTTCACCAGCAACTTCAACGCCCACTGGGTGGACAAGAAGTACGTGGGCGTTGACGAGGCGCTGATCCACAAGCGCGAGGACACCGAGAAGGTGAAGAGCCTGATCACCGCGCCCACCACCCAGCGCCGCGGCATGTACAAGGACAGCGAGGCCGCCACCAACTTCACCACCTTCGACCTTACCAGCAACAACGAGGACGGCAGCATCAACATCGGCGAGAACGAGTACCGCTACTGGGTGGTGCGCGTGCCCAAGCTGAGCGATGCGGAGAAGGATCCCGAGCTGCTGAGCAAGATGATCGCCGAGCTGCCCGCGCTCTTCTACGAGCTGCGGCACCGCGCCATCATCCACCCCAATCGCGACCGCCTCTGGTTCGCCGACAGCGTGCTGGAAACGGAAGCCCGCCAGCGCGTGGCGGCCGCCAGCGTGCCCTATCCCCAGCGCATGATCGCCGAGTTCGTGAACGATGCGATGTACGAACACCAGTGGCCCGAGCTCATCTTCACCCGCAAGCAGATCACCGAGGGCGTCAACAAGGTAGCCAGCCAGCGCATCGGCCTGCACGAGGTGGGCAAGCACCTGCGCATGATGAAGCACGTGGGCTTCTTCAAGGGCTGGGCGCGCAAGCCGCGCACCTACGCCCAGCGCAAGGAGAGCGGCATACTGGCCGACGAGCCGCTGAGCCAGGAGTGGTGGGTGTTCCGCGCGCACGACTTCGTAGGCGCCGAGCTGGCCGAGAAGTGGCGCGAGGATGCCGCTGCCGAATGGGTCAACAACGCCAAGAACGCCGACATCCTGGGCAAGCGATCGGCCGAGGGCACGCTGCCCGTGTACTTCAAGAGCCAGGAGCGCTACCAGGCACGCCAACCCGTGGAAGCATGA
- a CDS encoding site-specific DNA-methyltransferase yields MDYRIIEGDCIEGMRRLEVQSVHCVVTSPPYFGLRDYGVDGQIGLEPTPAEYVEQMVAVFREVRRVLRDDGTVWLNLGDSYANGGRATRDADDKLLERGMNTRPDDGAKPKDLLGIPWRVAFALQADGWYLRQDIIWHKPNPMPESVRDRCTKAHEYIFLLSKSERYYFDSEAMQEPAAKGAAGSEFHTGKTGAHQLGRASTKPRTAGNKSHKYVTAYDGSDTEEHRTKAGLMKIADTPWETRNRRSVWTVATKPYKGAHFATFPPDLIRPCILAGCPKDGTVLDPFGGSGTTALVALEEGRKALLCELNTDYIALAHKRLEGLQLRIA; encoded by the coding sequence ATGGACTACCGAATTATTGAAGGGGACTGCATCGAAGGCATGCGAAGGCTTGAAGTCCAGTCGGTGCATTGCGTGGTTACAAGCCCGCCCTACTTCGGGTTGCGCGACTACGGCGTCGATGGGCAGATCGGCCTGGAGCCGACGCCGGCCGAGTACGTGGAGCAGATGGTGGCGGTGTTCCGTGAGGTGCGCCGCGTGCTGCGCGATGACGGCACGGTGTGGCTCAACCTGGGCGACAGCTACGCGAATGGTGGGCGGGCCACACGGGACGCCGACGACAAGCTACTGGAGCGCGGAATGAACACGAGGCCGGATGACGGTGCCAAGCCGAAAGACCTGTTGGGCATCCCGTGGCGCGTGGCTTTCGCCTTGCAAGCGGACGGATGGTACTTGCGGCAGGACATCATCTGGCACAAGCCAAACCCGATGCCTGAGAGCGTGCGCGATCGCTGTACCAAGGCGCACGAGTACATCTTCCTGTTGAGCAAGTCGGAGCGTTACTACTTCGACAGCGAGGCGATGCAGGAACCAGCCGCGAAGGGGGCAGCGGGAAGCGAGTTTCACACCGGAAAGACGGGGGCGCATCAGCTCGGGCGGGCAAGCACAAAGCCGCGCACCGCTGGCAATAAGTCGCACAAGTACGTGACGGCCTACGATGGCAGCGACACGGAAGAGCACAGGACCAAGGCCGGACTGATGAAAATTGCGGACACGCCTTGGGAAACTCGCAACCGCCGATCGGTATGGACCGTGGCCACCAAGCCGTACAAGGGGGCACACTTCGCCACGTTCCCGCCGGACCTTATCCGCCCGTGCATCTTGGCCGGTTGCCCGAAGGATGGCACCGTGCTGGATCCGTTCGGCGGGTCGGGCACTACGGCATTGGTGGCATTGGAGGAAGGCCGAAAGGCTTTGTTGTGCGAGTTGAACACCGACTACATCGCACTGGCCCACAAGCGCCTCGAAGGGCTGCAACTCCGCATCGCATGA